A window of Pusillimonas sp. T7-7 contains these coding sequences:
- the glmS gene encoding glutamine--fructose-6-phosphate transaminase (isomerizing) produces MCGIVGAVAQRDITPILLEGLQRLEYRGYDSCGVAVHTDGELRRARSTERVAELAEQVRKESIAGFTGIAHTRWATHGAPATHNAHPHFSGQGKASARIALVHNGIIENHDELREELQAVGYVFESQTDTEVIAHLVDHLYTGDLFEAVQQATRRLTGAYAIAVFCRDEPHRVIGARHGSPLVVGRGNNENFLASDALALAGTTDQIIYLEDGDVVDLQLARIWIVNQAGLEIEREVHTVQVHTGAAELGPYRHYMQKEIFEQPRAVSDTLQDIESITPELFGDGAYKVFKEIDNVLILACGTSYYAGLTAKYWLESIAKIPVNVEIASEYRYRESVPNPRSLVVTISQSGETADTLAALKHARSLGMTHTLTICNVATSAMVRECELNYITRAGVEIGVASTKAFTTQLTALCLLTLALAQTKGQLSEEREAEMLKSLRHLPVAIGAVLALEPQIMAWADRFASKENALFLGRGMHYPIALEGALKLKEISYIHAEAYPAGELKHGPLALVTEAMPVVTIAPRDELLEKLKSNMQEVHARGGELYVFADADTKIVNSDGIHVIRMPENYGKLSPILHTIPLQLLAYHTACARGTDVDKPRNLAKSVTVE; encoded by the coding sequence ATGTGCGGAATAGTTGGCGCAGTGGCGCAACGCGACATCACCCCCATCTTGCTCGAAGGCCTGCAGCGCCTGGAATACCGCGGCTATGATTCCTGCGGTGTGGCCGTGCATACCGATGGCGAACTGCGCCGGGCGCGCAGCACCGAGCGCGTTGCCGAACTGGCCGAACAAGTGCGTAAAGAAAGCATTGCGGGCTTTACCGGCATTGCCCATACACGCTGGGCCACGCATGGCGCTCCCGCTACGCATAACGCTCACCCCCACTTTTCGGGCCAGGGCAAAGCCTCTGCCCGCATCGCCCTGGTGCATAACGGCATTATCGAGAACCACGACGAACTGCGCGAAGAACTGCAGGCGGTCGGCTATGTATTCGAAAGCCAGACCGACACCGAAGTCATTGCCCATCTGGTCGATCATCTGTACACCGGCGATTTGTTCGAAGCCGTGCAGCAGGCCACCCGCCGGCTGACTGGCGCCTACGCCATCGCCGTGTTTTGCCGCGACGAACCGCACCGAGTCATTGGTGCGCGCCATGGCTCACCCCTGGTCGTGGGCCGCGGCAATAACGAAAACTTCCTGGCATCCGACGCCCTGGCACTGGCCGGCACCACCGACCAGATCATTTATCTGGAAGATGGCGACGTCGTAGATCTGCAGCTGGCACGCATCTGGATTGTGAACCAGGCCGGACTAGAGATCGAGCGTGAGGTCCATACCGTCCAGGTGCATACCGGCGCGGCCGAGCTTGGCCCCTATCGCCACTATATGCAGAAAGAAATTTTCGAGCAGCCCCGCGCTGTCAGCGATACCTTGCAAGATATCGAAAGCATCACGCCCGAGCTTTTTGGCGATGGCGCTTACAAAGTATTCAAGGAAATCGACAATGTATTGATTCTGGCCTGCGGCACCAGCTACTACGCCGGCCTGACCGCCAAGTACTGGCTCGAATCCATTGCCAAAATACCCGTCAACGTAGAAATCGCCAGCGAATACCGCTATCGCGAAAGCGTGCCCAACCCACGTTCACTGGTTGTGACCATTTCCCAGTCTGGCGAAACCGCCGACACCCTGGCCGCCCTGAAACACGCACGCAGCCTGGGCATGACGCACACATTGACCATATGTAATGTGGCCACCAGCGCCATGGTGCGCGAATGCGAACTGAACTACATCACGCGCGCCGGGGTGGAAATCGGCGTGGCATCGACCAAAGCCTTTACCACCCAATTGACCGCTTTGTGTCTGCTGACGCTGGCTTTGGCGCAAACCAAAGGGCAGCTTAGCGAAGAGCGCGAAGCAGAAATGCTCAAGTCCCTGCGTCACCTGCCCGTGGCCATAGGCGCCGTGCTGGCTCTGGAGCCGCAAATCATGGCCTGGGCCGACCGCTTTGCCAGCAAGGAAAATGCCTTGTTCCTGGGGCGCGGCATGCACTACCCCATTGCCCTGGAAGGCGCGTTGAAGCTGAAGGAAATCAGCTACATCCACGCCGAAGCCTACCCCGCAGGCGAGCTCAAGCACGGCCCCCTGGCACTGGTGACCGAAGCCATGCCCGTGGTAACCATCGCACCGCGCGATGAGCTGCTGGAAAAGCTGAAGTCGAATATGCAAGAAGTGCATGCACGGGGCGGCGAGCTGTATGTGTTTGCCGATGCCGACACCAAGATCGTGAACAGCGATGGCATTCATGTGATCCGCATGCCGGAGAATTATGGGAAATTGTCGCCGATTCTACATACGATACCGCTGCAGTTGCTGGCGTATCACACAGCGTGTGCACGGGGGACTGATGTGGACAAGCCCAGGAATTTGGCTAAGAGTGTGACGGTGGAGTAG
- the glmU gene encoding bifunctional UDP-N-acetylglucosamine diphosphorylase/glucosamine-1-phosphate N-acetyltransferase GlmU yields MLNIVILAAGLGKRMQSNLPKVLHPLAGKPMLAHVLDNARALSPDRIIVVVGHGAERVKQAFSDQPDIEFVLQSPQQGTGHAVQQAVPALLENGGQDDATLVLYGDVPLVQTATLQGLLAARKGGMAVLTEQLPDPTGYGRIVRNDKNEVIRIVEHKDATPAEHAINEVNTGILAAPTARLKDWLSRIDNNNAQGEYYLTDVVGLSVADGLPVHAAHPSFAWETLGVNSRVQQAQLERSWQQEQARRLLEAGVTLADPARFDLRGSLVCGRDVFIDVGCVFEGKVELADGVRIGPHCVIKDAVIAANTQIEAFSHIQEAQVADDARIGPYARLRPGAQIGPQAHVGNFVEIKKSVLGQGSKANHLAYIGDAQIGARVNIGAGTITCNYDGVNKSLTVIEDDAFIGSDTQLVAPVRVGQGATLGAGTTLTRNAPAGKLTISRPAQQTIEGWSRPVKKS; encoded by the coding sequence ATGCTGAACATCGTTATTCTGGCCGCTGGCCTTGGCAAGCGCATGCAGTCCAATCTGCCTAAAGTACTGCACCCGCTGGCCGGCAAACCCATGCTGGCGCATGTGCTCGACAACGCGCGCGCGCTGTCCCCTGACCGCATTATTGTCGTAGTAGGCCATGGCGCCGAGCGCGTCAAGCAAGCGTTTTCCGATCAACCCGATATCGAGTTTGTCTTGCAAAGCCCGCAGCAAGGCACCGGGCATGCCGTACAGCAGGCCGTGCCCGCGCTGCTTGAAAACGGTGGACAGGATGATGCCACGCTGGTTTTGTATGGCGATGTGCCATTGGTACAGACGGCAACATTGCAAGGCTTGCTTGCCGCCCGCAAGGGCGGTATGGCTGTGCTGACTGAACAATTGCCTGACCCTACCGGTTATGGTCGTATTGTGCGTAATGACAAAAACGAAGTCATACGCATCGTCGAGCATAAAGACGCCACACCCGCGGAACATGCCATTAATGAAGTCAATACAGGCATCCTGGCAGCTCCAACAGCGCGACTGAAAGACTGGCTCTCGCGCATAGACAACAACAACGCCCAGGGCGAATATTATTTAACCGATGTCGTTGGCCTGTCGGTGGCTGACGGTTTGCCGGTTCATGCCGCGCATCCTTCCTTTGCCTGGGAAACCCTGGGGGTCAACAGCCGGGTGCAGCAGGCTCAGCTCGAGCGCAGTTGGCAGCAGGAACAGGCGCGTCGCCTGCTCGAGGCGGGCGTCACGCTGGCCGACCCGGCCCGTTTCGATTTGCGCGGCTCGCTGGTGTGCGGGCGCGATGTGTTCATTGATGTGGGTTGCGTCTTTGAAGGCAAGGTCGAATTGGCCGATGGCGTTCGCATCGGTCCTCATTGCGTCATCAAAGATGCGGTCATTGCCGCAAATACGCAGATCGAGGCTTTCAGCCACATCCAGGAAGCGCAGGTCGCCGACGACGCACGCATAGGGCCATACGCTCGCCTGCGCCCGGGCGCCCAGATTGGCCCGCAGGCTCATGTAGGCAACTTCGTGGAAATCAAGAAAAGCGTGCTCGGCCAGGGTTCCAAAGCCAATCACCTGGCCTATATAGGCGATGCCCAGATCGGCGCGCGTGTCAATATCGGCGCCGGTACCATTACCTGCAATTACGATGGCGTCAACAAGTCGCTAACCGTAATAGAAGATGACGCCTTTATTGGCTCCGATACCCAACTGGTTGCGCCAGTGCGGGTGGGGCAAGGTGCCACCTTGGGGGCCGGTACAACGCTAACGCGCAATGCACCGGCAGGCAAGCTGACCATTTCACGCCCCGCGCAACAAACTATAGAAGGCTGGAGCCGGCCGGTAAAGAAGTCCTGA
- a CDS encoding glycosyltransferase family 4 protein, whose amino-acid sequence MKILQLNFERGWRGGERQTLYCMRQFREAGHEVALMARRGSQMADTARSEGFQVYEQDGPAGQINFLLGSGRKFDIIHAQTANTITWAALTRWAHHRPVVFSRRTDFRVHNDIKTRFKWRRIDLFVAISESAAAEPRRLGIKPVIIRSAVEPVKVDQARVKRFLDEWAPKGKRLISTSAALIHDKDPITMVEAVNVLAQQRNDFVFVHLGGGGDAEQAARARVAELGLEKVYLFAGFQKDIESLYSAMDVFAMSSVEEALGSSVLDAFLQRIPVVSTDAGGLKESLAEGRGVLCKVGDHHAMAAGMQRMLDDTTFRQAAIERAYAYVNQEHDVREMGRRYLREFEGLLRR is encoded by the coding sequence ATGAAAATCCTGCAACTGAACTTTGAGCGAGGCTGGCGCGGTGGCGAGCGGCAGACCCTGTATTGCATGCGCCAATTCCGCGAGGCAGGTCACGAAGTGGCGCTGATGGCGCGGCGCGGCAGCCAAATGGCCGACACCGCGCGGTCCGAAGGGTTCCAGGTATACGAGCAAGACGGCCCGGCGGGGCAGATCAATTTCCTATTGGGCTCGGGAAGAAAGTTCGACATCATCCACGCTCAAACCGCCAATACCATTACCTGGGCTGCGTTGACCCGTTGGGCGCACCACCGTCCCGTTGTCTTTTCGCGGCGCACCGATTTTCGGGTTCACAACGACATCAAGACCCGCTTCAAATGGCGGCGTATTGACCTGTTTGTGGCCATTAGCGAATCGGCTGCCGCCGAACCGCGGCGCCTGGGCATCAAGCCCGTCATCATTCGCAGCGCCGTTGAACCCGTCAAGGTGGACCAAGCGCGTGTAAAACGCTTCCTGGATGAATGGGCGCCGAAAGGCAAGCGTCTGATTTCCACCTCGGCTGCGCTGATTCACGATAAAGACCCAATCACCATGGTCGAAGCCGTCAATGTTCTGGCCCAACAACGTAATGACTTCGTCTTTGTTCACTTGGGCGGTGGCGGTGATGCCGAACAGGCTGCGCGCGCACGCGTTGCCGAGTTGGGTTTGGAAAAAGTCTATCTGTTTGCCGGTTTTCAGAAAGATATAGAAAGCCTGTACAGCGCCATGGACGTTTTTGCCATGAGCTCTGTTGAAGAGGCCTTGGGCAGCAGCGTGCTCGACGCCTTTTTGCAGCGCATACCTGTGGTGTCGACCGATGCCGGCGGGCTGAAGGAAAGCCTGGCCGAAGGGCGCGGCGTATTGTGCAAGGTGGGCGATCATCATGCCATGGCGGCTGGCATGCAGCGTATGCTGGACGACACGACCTTCCGCCAGGCAGCCATCGAGCGCGCGTATGCCTACGTGAACCAAGAGCATGACGTACGGGAAATGGGGCGGCGTTACTTGCGTGAGTTTGAAGGGTTGTTGCGGCGCTAA
- a CDS encoding MFS transporter — protein MAVTADTDSSGELSDGLDAPRRHWAAATLLLALTIAVLDATMANVALPAIAQSLSIAPADVVWVVIAYNLIVVVSLLPLSAMAERVGFRRMFAVGLTLFMLASLSSAASVSLTTLIVSRVAQGLGSAMLMCLFGGLVRNIYPLNKLGMGLSLNAMTVGLMSVAGPTLGAFILQLASWHWIFLINIPLCLIAYFGIRYLPDIPRNSGRFDWLACALSVPVFGLSIIGLDALVEHPLQAVLCLMLAALAGWILVRRSRDQTAPIVPIDLLRITPIAYAVGASAFSFAAQMSAFVALPFYFQQVLGYSYAEVGMLLGAWSVGVAVMAPVAGYMSNRYAVAVLCGIGASGIALGMLWLILLPVNAAFLWFMLSMLLGGVGFGFFQTPNNRALLAGSPRHRSGAAGGMQATTRVFGQSFGTTLVGLSFNISAVHGARLGVVAAIVCALIAVLINVLRHLNPMADLEL, from the coding sequence ATGGCAGTTACCGCAGATACCGACAGCTCAGGGGAGTTATCCGACGGGCTTGACGCACCCCGGCGCCACTGGGCGGCAGCGACCCTGCTGCTGGCACTGACCATTGCAGTGCTCGATGCCACCATGGCCAATGTCGCCTTGCCGGCCATCGCCCAGTCGCTCAGCATTGCTCCAGCCGATGTTGTGTGGGTTGTGATCGCCTACAACCTGATTGTGGTTGTTTCGCTGCTGCCTTTGTCTGCCATGGCCGAGCGTGTGGGTTTCCGTCGCATGTTTGCGGTGGGCCTTACTTTGTTCATGCTGGCTTCGCTAAGCTCGGCGGCATCGGTCAGCCTCACAACCCTGATAGTATCGCGTGTCGCGCAGGGGCTGGGATCGGCCATGCTGATGTGCTTGTTCGGTGGGCTGGTACGCAATATTTATCCGCTGAACAAGCTGGGCATGGGCCTGAGTCTGAATGCCATGACGGTGGGCTTGATGTCAGTGGCTGGGCCCACCCTGGGCGCATTCATCCTGCAACTGGCATCGTGGCACTGGATCTTCCTGATCAACATTCCCCTGTGCCTGATCGCCTATTTCGGCATACGCTATTTGCCGGACATTCCCCGCAATAGCGGCCGATTCGACTGGCTGGCCTGCGCACTGAGCGTACCTGTCTTCGGGCTGTCCATCATAGGCCTGGACGCACTGGTCGAGCATCCGCTACAGGCGGTCCTGTGTTTGATGCTGGCTGCACTGGCCGGCTGGATACTGGTACGCCGTTCGCGCGATCAAACCGCGCCTATCGTACCCATAGACCTGTTGCGCATCACGCCCATTGCCTATGCTGTTGGAGCGTCGGCTTTTTCCTTTGCCGCCCAGATGTCCGCCTTTGTGGCCTTGCCCTTTTACTTCCAGCAAGTACTGGGCTACTCATATGCAGAAGTGGGTATGCTGTTGGGGGCCTGGTCTGTTGGCGTGGCTGTCATGGCGCCGGTGGCGGGTTATATGTCCAACCGATATGCGGTGGCGGTGCTGTGCGGCATAGGCGCCAGCGGTATTGCCTTGGGCATGCTCTGGCTGATACTGTTGCCCGTGAATGCGGCTTTCCTGTGGTTTATGCTGTCCATGTTGCTGGGTGGCGTGGGCTTCGGATTTTTTCAAACGCCAAACAATCGTGCCTTGCTGGCCGGTTCGCCCCGGCATCGCAGCGGTGCGGCCGGAGGCATGCAGGCCACCACACGGGTATTCGGGCAAAGCTTTGGCACCACTCTGGTGGGGCTTTCATTCAATATAAGCGCCGTTCATGGCGCCAGGCTGGGCGTGGTTGCTGCTATTGTCTGTGCCTTGATCGCGGTGTTGATCAATGTGCTCCGTCATTTGAATCCGATGGCAGATCTGGAACTCTAA
- a CDS encoding Lrp/AsnC family transcriptional regulator gives MKTPSIETSFDDLDLRILDQMQADSSISNQELALRVHASAPTCLRRVRRLMEAGVIEKQVAILNPQKVASSLTAIIEITLDIQTAEYLDAFEANMNQAPAVLQCYRVSPGPDFIVVAQVADMPAYHAMAHQMFTSQANVRNVRTFFSIHRSKFETRTVLPAQRPVLGASVGA, from the coding sequence ATGAAAACACCCAGCATAGAAACTAGCTTTGATGATCTGGATCTGCGCATTCTGGATCAGATGCAGGCCGATAGCTCCATAAGCAATCAGGAGCTTGCACTACGGGTGCACGCATCGGCGCCCACCTGTTTGCGTCGTGTGCGTCGGCTGATGGAAGCGGGCGTGATCGAGAAACAAGTGGCCATTTTGAATCCGCAAAAAGTAGCCAGCAGCCTGACCGCGATTATCGAAATTACCCTTGATATTCAAACGGCGGAATACCTGGACGCCTTCGAGGCGAACATGAACCAGGCTCCTGCCGTATTGCAATGCTATCGAGTATCGCCCGGCCCAGACTTTATTGTGGTGGCGCAAGTGGCGGACATGCCTGCCTACCACGCCATGGCCCATCAGATGTTCACGTCGCAGGCCAATGTGCGCAACGTGCGCACGTTTTTTTCAATTCATCGAAGCAAGTTTGAAACCAGAACCGTGCTGCCCGCCCAACGACCGGTGCTAGGCGCAAGCGTCGGCGCATAA